Sequence from the Strix uralensis isolate ZFMK-TIS-50842 chromosome 1, bStrUra1, whole genome shotgun sequence genome:
cttttttaaaaatacaaatactaaTTGCTAAATTTAAGCCTTCATTGTTCTTCAAGTAGAGAATTTGGCACCACTGAAGCACATCtggatttgaaaatacattttgtaagaGTGTTGCAGTGTAGCTGTATATGTTTATTTGTATTGAAAGCAAGTGTTGCATACAGAAAGCTGTAATTCACCATTTATAAAACAAAGTAGAGATCTGTACAAAAGGAAGTCACAGATGATTCATTAGTACAAGGATACTGAAAAAGCTGGACATAGTTGCTCAGTACTGCTGAATGTCTCTGGTTGTTTTTTCAGAGCAGAGGGCAGCAGTAAGATCCAAGCCCGAATAGAACAACAGTCTGCCCGAGCATCTCAGCCTCCTTCACAGTTCAGAGCCCCAACCAAGCCAGCAGCTGGACCTAAAACTTCTCCTTTGAAAGATAATCCTTCTCCTGAGCCTCAGCTGGATGACATTAAAAGAGGTAAAGAAGGGTTTGTAGTTTCTGGAGGTTTCGttggttttgtctttcttctttctaataaAAACTATGACTGTGCAATTTATAAAAACGTTAGAGTGTTCAGGGATTAAAAGATGGTACTTGACAGCTGGTTTGTCATCTTTATATCTCGTTTTAAGGCATCTTAGTGAATTATTTATTCTCTTCTGCCAGCATAGATATTTATACTGCAGTCTTCTCTGGCATGAGAGAACTTCCtctttctggattatttttactcttccaaactatttttctgttctgaaaagaagACGAAATAAGCATGAATTCAGAAACCTGTAGCTGAGTGCTAGACAAGCTGAATGGGTGTCTtaggcaacaacaacaacaacaaaagctaaTGGTCCAAGATCTAGTTATGCAATCAGATAACTTGGACAAAAGTTATTCCTGCACAGAGTAAGGTTGGAGCCATTTGTCAGTAGGATGGAAGGGCTGGGTGGCTGTGTTCCCATCACAAGACCTGAAGCTTGTGCCGTGCTAAGTAGTGCTAGTAGGGGAGGGATGAGGGAGTGAACAACCCTGCAGCTTCCCCTTTACCTCAACCACTCCTCTGTAGCTTTGATCACATCTGCCATATGGTTGCTATACTTTTGTTAAAGTACCTTGAAGGGATGACTGGCTCAGCTTAGTCTCCTGCTCCAGCAATGCTTTGTCTCATTGTTCTGCTGTGGACGGGGCACACTTTCTTTGTCCATGTCCTTCCTTTCACACTGGTGTGATAACCTGGTTTTGCTGTGGATACCACAGTCAGAATGAGGAAGAGTTTAAActtagatttttatttgcttgtcTTATGTTTCTTGTCTGGCACCAGATGCAATTATTTTAAGATTGCTCTTTCTgtctagtgggtttttttctgagtctctttttctttctcttttttcctctgtcccatGTAGCTATTTTTGCCTGTAGACTTAGCCTATATTAATTGCCCAGACTATGTTAATTACTTAGCAGGGTATTTTTTCAGTTCATGGTAATCACTAGGTGACATTTTTACTGCTAAGCTATCTGTGTGTTTGCATAGGTGCTGACTGGTCTCACTCTTTTGCAGCAGTAGTATTTTCAATACCTGGATGCTGGTCAACAGACGGAATCAACATCTGAGAGTCTGTTAGCTACAGTTCCCTTAGCTGcattgccatttttattttctgtaaggaGAAAGATAACAGGTGATATGtcaatttaaaaattgaattagTTGTGCATTTTAAATGTCTTGTAGTGTGTAATAAGTTACTTAACCATTGGGGCACTCTTGTATACATACAGCGATCTGTAAAGGTCAtgttataataaaataattatgtttgTCTGGGGTGACATCTGTTCTACAAAGACTGTTTTCTAGTGGTCTAAAATATAAGTCACATTGATTAGAAATGTCTTAGGAATTTTTTGCCACCTGATCATCTTTTACTGGAAAAGTACCCCCAAATAAATAACCTTTAgagttttgtttccaaaatcaAGCAAAAGAACACCTGACTTTTACCAAAAATAGGACTTTAAGTTGGTGTTTTATAGGGAAACTTGTTCAAAGCCCAAAAAGAGAGCAAATCCCTGAGCAAGTTCATTTTTGCTTATAGTATATGCTCTCTATAactttttttccagcatttattATCTAGAGCATCAGCATTACTAAACCATTTATATCATAAGAACCTACTTGGGAAGGGTAGAACTAAAACAGCACCATTCTACAATGAAAATATAAAACGTAACTCTAAAAGCTGTGAGATAGTCTTCAGTCCTGTTATCTTCCCTTAATGTGTCTTTTTATGAGCAAAGGCTTGTAAGTTCTGAAGAGACTGTGTTCTTTCCATTGAAGCAGTAGATTTCCTTTTGGGTGAAGTACCTCCTTTGTATGAAAGAAAGATAAAGCTGaaattctgtgttttttctttaatggatGCAGCACAGACCTTACAATCCCCAAAAGAGGTGGTTGAAAGGATCTCTGGTGCTATGACACTCTCTTGCTCCTAGTGTGCCCTACTTAAGGGTGTGCTAAGACACGCAGTCTTCGTGATGTTTAGCAATAGCTTTCAGGTAACCTCAGCACAGGTTTCTgctttccccgcccccccccccccaccaccacccggTACCCTCAGCTGTGCATTCCCATAGCTCCCCTTACAGACAAGCTGAGAAACAAACTTTCAGGTAGGTCAGTTCTCAGTCCCATTACACAACTGTCCAAACAGCGGTGGTGCCTGAGGACAGAGTCAGAGCCTGTGGGATTTGAGCCAGTCCTTTCCTTCATGCAGAGAGGCCTTTGGGAGCCGGTGTCTAGGGCCCTGCAGCAGAGGAGTCTTTTTCCCTGCAAGCTTTTATATTGTCCTCCTGCATGAAGGGAGCAAAAGAGAGGATAAGAGCTTGTTCTTTTGAATTCTTGGCTACATCTGATAACATTTCATTAAGCAGTGAACATTTGCAAACATCTACCGCAATCCAGCCATTTATGTGCCTGAAATTATCAGCATTTATCAGATGTATTTGACcacaacagaaatgttttcaataACATTGACATAATTACAGCATGAtgtacttggggaaaaaaacccacagaaacatATTTCTGGTTTGGAGACTGTAAATTCAGTGCTTAAAAATCTGAGCAGATCTTGTTTACCTAAAATGCAGCTGTAGCATGTAAGGATTATGCCATAGCACTGTGTTTGTCTCTCAAGAACACCTCAATCAAATTTTTTGCACTTCAGTGTAAAATACTGCCTCTTCTTGCTGCCGTCTCTGCATGCTCAAAGTGCCAGTATCAAGTTTATTTCGCTCCACCTTGCATACCATTATTAACAGTAAGCGTTCTGCTATAGGCATGCAACCTTATCCTCCCTAAAGCTGAATGACTTTATTTCCAAAAGTTCTTGGTATTCTTGCAACCCAAGGTTAGGGCATTAGTTAAAATTCTGCATAGCTTATTGGAATTGAGAGAAGCAGTAAGAACCCTTAGACGTGATTATGGAAAGAAATTAGGGCATTTGATACTGAATATATACAGAAGACAGCCCTGTTGAGAAGGGCTGTTCTGTTTGTATAATGATTTCTGaccttgggtttgtttttttttttttactctaaaaaCTGCTAGTGTAAAACAGTaagccattttgttttcttgaaagaaagCCTACAGTTGTAACATGATATGTGCACAAGTTAAGGTTCCCCTAGCAATGTCAGCCTTTTCAGATGATGTAGACTCAGTTAAGGCAAGTGTTCAAAACTGTACTATAtggaaagcttttttaaaagtaactgCTGCACATCTTAAcacttgtcatcttttaaaccTTAAAGGTGCATCAACATGAAGCATTTGATCTTACCATGCAAAAAGATCTAGGAAATGCCTGACTCTTTCATTGTTCAGCTTAGTGTATACATACACGTATACACACAACTATGTTAATTGGAGGCACCACAAGGAAATGTTTAGCCAAGGCTTCAGTACCTAGGACTGCACTAAGCGTAACAGGCAAATAGGAAAATGCAAAATTGGACAATTTTAAAGCAGATGTGTTTTTCCTACAAGGCTTTGGTGTCATCGTTGGCTTAGCCACCATCTTTGACAGTGTGACACAAGAGGGTTTTGAACAGGCTTCCTTAGTGGTCCTCCTGGAGTTCTGCCTGGCAGACTTGTAGCGATGCAGCAGCCACCATAACATTAGTGAAAACTCTTACTTTTTTCTCATCTGCACAGATGAGATGTTTAGAATTTTGGGCTCAAGGAATTAAGAGATGAGAGAGACCTGCGGGTAAGCTGACAGTCTGAGGCAAAAGTTGACTAGAAGATGGCTCAGGCCATGTTTCCACCCGTGACCATTGTCACTGGTAACACCCTTAACTTCCCAGTCCTTGAAGCTTGTGATATTggctctgttttgctttttttgcctgTATTCAGCGTAGTGGGCCTTAGCACTTCTTCCAAGGCATTATGTCTTCCCCTCCTGATAACCAAACCTCTTCTATGGGCTCttagttttctgctttctcagcagAAAACCCTCACTTTTCAATCAGACACTAATCTctaattctgtttaaaattagCCAGGCTAAtcttcctttccccttcaccAGACTGCATCACTTCCTTCAGTTATCTCCTCACCTACTGTATCAAGATCAAACTtcttgtttaggttttttttctctagttctcTGGAGTGCATTTCTTGTTGTGTCTTTTCCCTTTCACCGCCAATGCCTCTTAAATTACTTCACCTTCTTTACACTATTTTATATGCTGCTTTCTGGGCTGCTATGTTCTCAGCCCGTGTGCCAACACTCCTCCATCTCAGCCATAGACTCTCTAGCTCTGTAAGTGTACGTGTGTAATTCTCAGACACTTGTCCTTTATTAGCCTTGTTTATTGAATCTTTTGGCAATATGAACTGTGGTCTGTAGGTGATTGTACTTGCTACAATCCAGGATATTCTAACAATGTATTATCATCACTATAACTTACAACTAACAACTCCATCACTAGAAGTATGTGGAAATTTTACATTATTAAACTAGGGAGAAAAAACTTTAAATCTGAGCATTTTAAAGGGAAAGAACCTTTATTCCTGTTTACCTTTCCTTTAGCTTTCCCCTGTGAATACCTTAGCCTTGAACACAGGGAACATTTACAATTTGAAGTCCTCAATATGGGTGGACGGAGAACAGTGACTTACAAGTGTTCATTTGTCTGTGTATCAGACTCCAGGTgtgaaatggatttttaaagCCTGCATGACTGTGTTGGAAGGGAATAAGGGAGAAAGACATTACAGTGCAAAATAACATCTTCTGTTGGCCTAATCATAtattctttctccctcttccaaTGCTCTCTCACACTATGTCTTCAAGATGAATGAGTAAGCTTTACCTGGCATACTAATAAAGTACAGAGAGCACGGGTGGTCTAGTCAGTGATCTAGATTTAGGAAGTAAGTTGAGTGAAGAGCCCCACTCTTTTAAATACGCCACTTGTTTAAATACGCAGCTGGAGTTAGTCATAGGGTTGTTCCCTTTCAATACACCTTCCTTGCCTCTGATTCAATATAACTATAGCAGTTGAAATTGAGCTCTTAACTTTGAAATTGAAAAACAGCAATTTTAAAACCGGCaaaagaaaacttaatttctCAAAACAATACATGCTCATCTAGAGGAGCTCTCTCCAGCAAATAATGTGGTAGTGTTAAGTAGCCCAAGGAAAATGGGTCTTATTAAAAAAGGGAAGAGTTCCAGTTGCTCAGACTTACTCCTGCAGGGCCTGAAGATAAGAAGCATTAAAATTGTGCCATTTTTACATAAAGTAAAGACTCATTTTAGATGATCTGCCTGTGCTATACACAAGAAGGATGTCCCCAGCTGAGGAGCTGGGATTCATCTCACTCTGACACACATCTGACCTCAGGTGAATGACTTCTGGCATCAGCTCTCCATTTGTCAGGTAGAGATGACAATACCTCATCTCTCCCTTCTTTCATTCTTGTCCTTTTAGCCTGTGACTTCTCCAGGGCGAGCACTGAGTTCTAACCCTGTGGGTATAGAACTGCTAACACAATAAAAGCCTAAATTTTGAGGGTTTTACATCCTATACTTAACATATATGTGAATATTGTTCTCTTGTGGAAACCTGCCTAGGTGAACTGAGTCATTAGATACTCAACTTTGTGGGTGGATACAAAAGAATTGTCCTCTAATAGTGTTTAGGCCACTTATAATTATGACAAATGATTTGGGGTGACTTACCTTAATAACTGTTTAGGACCAGTCATTCAGCCAACACTAGCTGTTGCTGATGTGACTGTTGTGGTGCTGTCATGGTATTCCAGTGTTTCTTTGCACTGGAAACCCTCGAGTTGGGTGTGTCTGACTTGAGTAACTTCCCAGTTTCAGAGTAGTCCCTGTATTTTCCTGGCTACTTGTAAGCTCTATAGCAGGTTAAGGTATTATTACCACTCCCCAGCATGTGGATATTCTCATCTGCCCCACTGCAAAGTTATCTGATGTCACCCATCTGCTTCTGAAGTTTGTTCAAAATTAGTTGTGTGGCTTTGCACTGGAGCAGTTTCATACACTATCTGAAGTCAAGGCAGTTTCTGTTGTGATCATgtgcctgtgcccccccccccccccttttgtgTTTTCCAGAAGCCTAAATGTCACTGACACCTACCAATTTAGATTCCTCCACGttaagatgctttttaaaaatgggccTGTAAAACTCAATCAGGAAAACTCAATCAGGAAATGTACTTACTTTGTTTGTAAAGCATATAACCTGTCGAAAATAATGAAGCGGGAAGTGTTTTCAGGAGTGTAAAGTATATAAATAATAATGGTGGAAGTGAAGGTTTTATGATACTAACCTATGCTGTTGCTTCTTTAAATTTAGCTACAACAACTAagtaaaaaagttttcagaatttttttgttttccttcctgtctctTTCATGTGAGATATTTTTATGTGATAAATTATATTTGAGAAAACTATTGCATTTTCACATTCTTTTCCAAAATTCCATGGGCCCCTGTTTATGGTTTCAACCAGATGAATGTCCTTTTATTtcagagctgagagcagaggtTGAAATTATTGAGCAgatgagcagcagcagtggaagcAGCTCATCGGATTCAGAAAACTCATCTGGGAGTGAAGATGAAAGCTCCAGCAGTGAGGGGGAAGAGCCAGCACATGTTTCCCCTTCCCAGCCACCGCACCAGCAGTATAACAACAGGAATGCTGTTGCTAATGGCACTAGCAGGCCACAAGGAAGCAATCAGCTCATGAACACGCTCCGTAAGTAAAGGCTTGTGTCTTATCGCTGTGGGAAGCTGCTTGAGACCACTCATTTTCTTAGCATGTTAGGCTAACTCCATGAAGTGCAGTTTGCCATcccagggagctgggctggctgaAATATGTGGGCAGGTTTTTTGAACAGAGGGCCGAGACCTGTCTGAAGGGGTGGAGATTGCTTCAGGTTGGTCTAGAGCCTGTGGGCATGAGCACAATGCCCCCCATTGACTGTGCTGAGCCTGGATTCAGGCCTCCGCATGGAGCGAGTGGGTAGAAGAGCATCAGTGTGGGAGGATCTGGTGCACCAGAGGATGGGAATTATTTTATTGTGAAAACACAGATTAGACATAAGCAGTGGGGATGTGTCAGTTAAAGGCCTGTAAAGCATTGTGAATAGCACAAGGCTGTCCTGTGCTCATAAATGCACAGTCTCTGGGGTCTTCGTTATTAGCTGTATTGCATTGTCAGAGTATTTACTTTATACTGTGTTGGTCACAGCTGCATTTTCACAAATACCACATTTTGAAGGGAAATTTGAAGTGTCATGTATTTGGTTAAAATATTACAACTATGGTGTTTGCATGCATTGAATCAATACAAATTCAATCCACCctttaaaaagtgtaaaaaaaatgtttttaaagcatagTTTTGTCCCGTGAGACTTTCTCTGGGGAGATGATGTACATCTGTGTTGCTCTTTCCTTATGCTAGATCCGGTGTATTCTAACTCAATGGAGTTTAAATAGTGCATTTACAAGAAACTAGAACTTAGTTATCATAAATTGTTCTTAATTCCTCCTGAGGCATGTTTGCGTACATCTCTTGGCACCCACACACTGGGAACTGGTGGAGTTTAAATACAGATAAATGTAGGGTTTCCAGCTTCAGGAAGACAAGTATATTACACAGACAACACTGAAAAGGCCTGCTGTGGAAAACTGGAGAGGGCCCTCAGTCTTCCTGTCAGTAATGAATGTCTAAGTGAAATGCAAAGTTAACAAAGTCAGTAGGACTCTTTCCATTTCCCTGTTTCTGGTTGTGAGCTGCCTCTTCCCTGCTTCTCCTGGGCCATGATAACAATACTGCAGAGGTCATGGAATGTCCAGAAGCCTCTGACTCCAGGAGAATTTGGGAACTCATAGGGTAGCTCCTTTTTTCAGGCAGTGATTTCTGCCTTTGGATTTACAATCCTTTTGCCAAGGATTAATAAATATGTCCTTGAGCATTCAAGTCACTGGTGACCATCTACATGGGGAGAGTCACCCCTAATGCAAATTCTTGTTTCATAGAAGGGGAGAGGACATGAAGAAATCAGGGTATAGCCATTGCGTAGCTGCTCGGCAGGTCTTTGGGACAGGGCTCTGGGAGAACACTGGAAGAGCTAGGTTCAGTTATCAGAACACAGGCGTGATTCTTTTGCCCCCTTTTATCCCCTCCACCTCACCAAATCACAAGTGCTCTGCAAAACAGGGTCTGAGACTGTGGGTTTGATCCATATCCTGGCCTTCTTTTGTCTGCTCTCTCTTTGCACTTTTTGGGGGGGGCCTTCACCATCACAGCATTTGTCAGCTTAGTTCAGCCGATAGCCTTAAGTTGTGATGGCTTTAacatttcttttggtttattgaCATGTGGAGGCCTTGCCTTGCCTACCCAAATGgccctaaaacaaaaaaaaatcaattttaaaaggGCCGACAAAGCCAGGGGATTTGCCAGTGCCTTGTCCCAGAGCCATACAGGGGAGCTTGGCTGTGTGGAGCAGCTGCTAGCATGGAGAGTGCTGTTCTCCCACCAGGGAGCAGCTTTGGTGGCTGTGGAGCCGTGGACACTCGGTTTGGTTTGGCCTGGAGCCGACCGTAGTGTTCTTGGGCATGGAGAGCAGTTCCATTAAATGACAGATGATGTTTGCATTCATTTCTTGTGATATTCTTATTTAAATCTTCCAGCATAAATGTGACTGTTCTTTGGTTTGATTGCCATGAAATGTGAATTAACACCTACTCGcttgttgtgttttgttgttttttttgttttccataggAAATGACTTGCAGTTGAGTGAGTCTGGGAGCGACAGTGATGACTAGAGGCTGagcttttgctgtttctgttacATGTACATGAAGAACTAATTTACCTTGGAAGTGATCCTATTGCTTATGAAGAGGAGCTGGCACAGAGATAGTTCCACTTGCAGAATTTCAGTAGAAGAAATGCATAGGCCTACAAAATAGCAGATGTTGAGGGCTCTTTTACTATGTGAATTAAGTGTATATTTTGTGTATATTCTTATTCTTCCAAAACTTTAAATAGATATGTACAGTGGTAAGCCAATACCTGTCCGTCATCTGTAAGTTTAATGTGTAACTATATGATGTCATCTAAAAATGTCTTGTTTGTAGAAGATATTCAGCCCATCATGACTTTAGGGGTGGACTTTTGTATATAGGGTGAGCATGAGCCAACAATGAGTTTAAAAAACCGTGCAGGAGCTAGTGTGTGCACTGAAGTGGGACTGTTGTAAACTAAGTTTCAATAAGTTGATTTCTTTGATTTGGGACTTTTCTAATGtctttttattgctatttatgGTTGATTTAATGGACTTACTTTTAAACAGTTGGAACATAGAAATCATAAAACCATGTTCATCACAAACCTTGCTGCACCAGTGCCTTATAAGCAGGTTTTTTAAATAGTGCTTCCATTCCTACCACCTTTCCTATAGGGAGCAATACTGAAACCTCCTCAGATTACTTTTGCAAACAAGAGCTGTATTTCACATACAGCCAGCTGTACTCTAAGAGCAGTTACTCTAGCAAGATAAAGGATATACATCAGTCACCTGAACACATCCAAATTAGAACCAGATCAGCATTTTCTCTTGCAACTGAAGTGTCTCATTTAACTCAGACATTCAGACCTGGTCTTCAGAAATACTTAGGAGCCCAATTACCAATGAAATTGCAGTGTCACAAACACAAGATATTGGACTTACTGAAATTGTAAGACCAGAGCCCTCTTTGCAGTTTCCTAGAGAATGCAGAAAGAAGAGATAACTAAACATTTAACTGTGAAACAGCAGAAGTCTCTCTCCTACTACAGTTGTCCAGGTAGACTTTAGTCCATATTATTTGTTGGATAGGATCTCTGTGCTTGGCAGGAGTACACAGAACGTGAAATATTTGCCTGGGATGAAATTCACCCCTGTTTAAGGGGGTTTAAAGGGTGCTTAGTTGGATTATCATTAACTTCTTTTGCTTGCGTGGAAAATGAG
This genomic interval carries:
- the EAF1 gene encoding ELL-associated factor 1, which codes for MNGSANSVLDKEEHPLQLGESFERRPKAFFHTIRYDFKPASLDTACEGDLYVGKGEDVTITLPHIPGSTPPMTVFKGNKRPYQKDCVLIVNHDTGEYMLEKLNSSIQVKKTRAEGSSKIQARIEQQSARASQPPSQFRAPTKPAAGPKTSPLKDNPSPEPQLDDIKRELRAEVEIIEQMSSSSGSSSSDSENSSGSEDESSSSEGEEPAHVSPSQPPHQQYNNRNAVANGTSRPQGSNQLMNTLRNDLQLSESGSDSDD